The Gossypium hirsutum isolate 1008001.06 chromosome D07, Gossypium_hirsutum_v2.1, whole genome shotgun sequence genome includes the window AGTCCTTAGCTCACTTCCTTGTCTTTGCCGCAAAGTTTTACCATTAAATTATCATTGTGACAGTACCTTCCCTTTATTTGTCTTCTTGTTTCATCATTTGTTTGATTATGTCTATCTTGTTTCTTCCAACACTTGGAATGAAATGAGGAAAACAAAAGGTACCGAATAATTCAGCCAATTACCACTTGTGGAACAAAAAAGCACTCGGCATAAAGGGGTACATATTCCATCCAACAGATTTCCTACTCCATTACAATCGACGGAACAAAAACCTCCACCAAGATTCTCTGGTCCAAGCTATCCCTAAAGTGCAAGGTATCAGCGGATTAAAGCCTTGGGAATTACCATgttcaagtatttttttttatattacatcATGTTTATCTAGTTTCAGACACCCTCCATTTACGAATGTTCTTTCCATTTGTTTTGTGGGACATTTGAGTATACACGGATGATCATTACCCGTATCAAGAGGACAAACAAAGAAGGAAATAAAAGGACTTTGGTAGTAACAATTACAAAAGCAAGACCTATCCGATCATGCATGAATATGAGCGCACTGCTACAATTCCTGGACAGGTATGTTCCTTTTATCTATGCTGCTTAATTACCCTTATCCGAATTTCTCATTTTCTTTAATGCTGGTTACTTGGATTGTGTCGTTCCTTCATTTGTGTAGAGAACTTATATTCTGCGTAAATTAAAGAGAAAGTATGGAAAGGTTGAGGTTTCATGCATCGAAAGTGGTCAATCAAATCAATATTTGCTTCCTAACTCGGGAAATTATATTGCAAATAATGGAATTCAAGCTCAGGCCGCTAGATGCCATACGGTAATTTCGCTTTTTGTACTAATCATTTTTGCTCCATTTTCCCAAAAACTATGATAATGAACATATGCACGTAAAACTATCAATATTTGTCTACAAACGGTGCAGTATGAGTTAGATCCTAATCAGATATTGGCAGAGCTTAAAGTTATTAATGGCCATGAGGGGTTCGAATATCAATCTACGGAGTCGTGGAATTCACATCTtgttggtgattttccaaagaaCCAGCGCTCCCATTTGCCTTTCAATTCTGGAAACCACATTGCTGGAAAGGCAACTCCAAACGTAAGCTTTTATGGGgggtcttttttttaataaaaaaaatagtgatCATTCTTATGGGTTAATAATGTTGACTAAATGGTTACTGTTGTATGATTTCTGTATCAGTTACTGATGAGGTACCTCAAGATCAATCAGGCACCAATGAAAAAGGCATATAATTTCGGAACTTGGTTGCTGCTGATGAAAGAAACAATCAAAGTAAACTGGTTGCTGAGAATGATGGATCGAGAATGCCTTCTAATTCCAAAATTGGTTCTGCAGAGGATTCAGTCCGAATAGTAAGATATGTGTGTGTGTGCAGATTAAAAGCATTTATGTAGAATTAAGGTTCGGTTGTCTATGATTTAGGACTCATCAAATTTGGGTGGAGATTATTCAACGGATGAAGTGTTTGCAGAATTAGAAGAGCTTTCCGAAGTAAATTGCTTTGCAAGAATTTTCATTTATAACTAGTGTTGTGTGTAGATATGATGAAAACACGATGATAAACTTATCAAATACTTGTTATGGTGATTCAGGTCCAAGGAAACAGGTTTGGGCAATTGTTTGATGATTGGATTTCATTTGAGGAAGAAATACCCAGTTTTTGTAGCAATACCAACGAAGAACAAAATCTAACAGCCATTAATGGTAGCTTTAGCTTCTCATTTACCATGAATACATCCAGAAAAAGGTCACGCACTGAGGACATGTAGTCTCTCGCTCAATACCTCATTTGTAATATGGGAAGTCTTTAGAAGCAGTAAAACAAAAGTATTTCAAGGCAACTCTTTGCCAGCACGACCAACCTTTGTAGAAGCCCCTTGGGCACTCTCCTTCGGAGTCGGTTTTGATTGCTTTGAATCTcttgttttttgttttggttgTTTTTATGCATTTCTTTTACTGCTTTTTGGTATGCTTCTCTAAATGTAAAGCTCTCTCTGTAATTGCAAAACTGTTGTTGCACCTAATATTATTCAATATGTCGTAACATTATGAGTAACAATATCAGTTCGTAAGTATGATTGATCTTTATGTTGGTGTAATTTTTGTTACAaagagaggaagagaagaagacagaagaaaaaaaaaacaaatttagaaaataatggaGAAGGTTATCGCTTCAACTTCACACAcacaaatcattttattaaaaaaaagtttaaaaaaatacaaattaaccTAAATGATATAGGCGGCCTAACAcagagtaaaaaaaaaacattaagtaAAAGAAAACTTACAGCagaaaaattaaacttaaaacagCTAGTAGTTACTACTGGAAGCCTAAAACAAGTGACATACAAAACATATATCAAACTCAAAATAGATCAACACTCCACCTTGAGGTTGATCTTGGACATACCAAGCTCACgcttgagaaaagaaattttattCCTTGAAAAAGACTTTGACATCAAATCAACAACTTGCATCTCAGAGAAACAAAATTCCATTTTGATCAGCAAATTTTTCTGACCTCACGAATAACATGAAACTTCACATTGATGTGCTTTATTCTACCATGCTGAACTGGATTTTCAGCAGTGGCAATACCCGACTTATTGTCACACAAAAGGACAATGGCACTTTCTTGCTCAAAACTAAGATCACAAAGcaaatttctcaaccaaattgcttggtttgcagcagcagcagcaataTATTCTACTTCTACAGTTGACTAAGCCACAACTTGTTGCTTCATAGAACTCCAACATATTGCACTTGAGCTAAGGTTAAAAACATACTCGGATGTACTCTTTATGTCATCCAAACTCCCTGCCCAATCATTGTCAGAATACCCAATCAACTTTACACTTCCTACCTTTAAATAACCCTTCACATACCTGAAAACCCTCTTGGCAACTCCCAATTGAACATTAGTAGGTGAACTCATAAACCTTAATAACAATGTTGCAGGGAACATTAAATCGGGTCGTGTTGCAGTCAAGTAAAGTAAGCTTCCAACCATGCTTCTGTAAATAAAAGGATCACAGAGTTTCTCACTATCATTCTTTGACAACTTCAAGTTTAGAGACATTGGTGAGTCAACTCCTTTGAAAAATTCCAACTTAAATTTCCTTAGAACGTCTAAGGCATACTTTTGTTGTGAGATGAAGATATCATCATTCCTTTGATTAATTTCCATCCCAAGAAAGTAGCTCATCAAACCAAGATCAAACATATCATATTCTTTTTGCATACTCAATTTGAATTCTGAGAGAGCTTTATCATTGCTTCCAATCACAAAAAAACCATTAACATAAAGAGAAACAACAAGCAAGTCAGCATTCATACCTTTCTTAAGATATAAAGTAGCTTAATTAGTGCTCATCTGAAAAcccaacttctgcaaataagaaTCAATTCTGCAATACCAAGCCTTTGGTGCCTATTTTAGGCCATAAAGAGCCTTATTAAACTTGTAACTTGATGTTCCTTTCCAACAACTAAAAAACCTTCAGGttaacaaacatagatattttcTTCAAGCTTTCCATTCAAAAAAGCTGATTTACATCCAAATGAAACACATTCCAGCCCAATTGACCTGTAATAACAATAAGTAATCTGATGGTATCATGTCTAGCAACTAGTGCAAAAGTGTCACCATAGTCAACTCCACCTATTCGTGCATACCCCTTTACGACCAACCTAGCCTTATGCTTGAACACAGTGCCATCAGGATTAAACTTAGTTTTATTGGTGTGTCGTtgaaagcacaaaaaataatcTGTCCCTATAAAATAACGAAAAGAATAGtgtaagggaagtagggtcaaattcttagggactggatttgcacaacTTCTTGTTCCTCGAGATCCCGGGCACAATTGTGCCCAAGAAAAACGACGTACCTGAAAAAAAAagacagaattaaaaatatggacgAATTGAGATTGTATAAATTGAAActgaaattgtaaaaattaaacaGAATTAAGAGAAGGGATTCTTCGATTTGAGGGGTTCCAGCCTCCAGTTAACTCGATcctccttgggttcaatcctaggTTTTTAGATGATCTTTCTCATGAtaaaataagccagttatagtggaagatgAAGCCTACGACCACTAACTTCACTTAGATTTTAGACTTATGATTTAGAGGAACCTAACTCTAGCCAACCGTCACTTTTGTGGGAttgtcttacactagatcatcatttCTCAGTGGCGAATGCCACGCCATTTTCTCTTTTGGGCTTGAAAACcactgacgcagtaagctaacgaaccgattgtgcaaccttcccaaaacatacaaagcggctgcctttgcacaagatgaaaagatcaCTTTTGGAAGGATATGGACAGAAGTGTCAGTCCCGTAATGAGGAGAAACGATAAATACTATTGAGAAGGCTAAGTGCGAATTCTAAACCTCATTAACCTTTTTTAAGAAATctcgacaacctttggctagatgagtttagtggctcatacTTTTCgggaaaaaagaaataagtttaataaaatgagattttattgaataataaaaGGAACAAAAGCTAAGAGCTTTAGGGAGACAGAGTTTTTATAAAAAAGATGAGTCCCTATTTATGTCACTtgatcccctatttatagtataTAGAAAACCtagtttgttcctatttaaactctaaaagataaataaagataacagttgaaattaaatctaaattttaatcctaacaataatcctaataaaatttaaatttaaatagagtcttatgtttataaatctcttctttgaattTTTGCCCCCAAGTTTTTCACACTTTGTATTTTTGGCACTACTTCTTTTCTATTTCGTATGCTGacccattttatctttaaattcatgttttttgcccccaaatttccttttgccttcaatttagccctacaagataaaaaaccataaaagaCACAATTTAGTAgaatcatactcaaaatatatatgcaattaatacaaaaagtatgtcattttagagtattatcatattccccctacttagtcatgcttgtcctcaagtatgGTTCTTATCCACTGTGAAATTTAGATTTTGTCATAAAAGAAGTAtaactccaaagttttataaaaattaggcataatgcatatgaaaaataaagagaacctttaacttgctttaagtaaaacttGAAAAAGTATCCCAACTTaaacacacaaaaattaaattgtcttggattatttcatgaaaattaggtaatttactaaACTTACCAAGAAACCCTATTTGTTTCCACCCTTAGTCCCCAAATGcaattctttattattattatttacttgtttttccttcttcttatttttctctttttttttcttttcttaagaatatattgaaccttttgacgcgaagagagatgacaatcAAGTACCCCACCCCGATTACTCAGGCCAACACATTcttaaaaatttttgtttaatttcgattagcggagttttacctaacacgtcacacaaccttttgatgcgaagtaggatgacaacccaaacaCCCTACCCTGGTTAATCAGTCAGTCACGTTTTAAGCTGCACTTATAACCAAAGAagcatcaaaatttattattatcatgaaagaaaattttaattttggaggactaGGAAAAAATAATCAAGTGCCAAAAATAAGTTACGGCATCTACCTAACAgtcatgaaaataaatttagcatacaattgtatTAAGTGTTCTTTTTGCATTAAACTTAATCGATTTTACTATAAGCAAGATAGGGTTAACTTTATTAATCACAATCATTTTAGCCTAATtgaaataaaacagtggagatgaaaTGAAACTAGCAAAATCCTGACTAACTCAGTAGACAAGAATCATGCTCGCAGGTCAAACAGTGGGCAATTCCTGGTTAAAATCTTGGGCAAAAGATGCAGAATATTCTAAAAAAATGTGGGCAAAAACGAGCATAAGGTAGTAGCAACAGTAACACAACAGTAAAAACAATAGATACAATGACAGAAATAATGAGAAATGCCtcccctacttaaaacacattgtcctcgatgtgaaagaaaaaaatatgtgagaaaaaagTTTTTAGAAAAACTCCCTATGTAGTCACTGTCGTTTACGCATAGTTGCAATGAGGGGAAGGTTTGGCGTCGCATGGAGGAGAGGAATGAGGGAAAGGCTGTGGTGTGGCTCCTATTCCTAGCCATGGTGATTTGAAAATCATCGGCGGGGGTGAGGGAGAGGGCTAACGGCTGCTTGAGGGAGTTTTGGGTGAATATGGGtgaaaaattagggtttgaaaGTGTAGGAGGAAGGGTGTTTGGCTGTAGGGTGGGTGTTTGGGCGTAGGTTTGGTTAAGTTTAAAGTAAGGATGCGCTATTCCTATCTGAATTAGGGTAGAATATGAGGTTTTGCTAAAACATACCATTCCTTCAAGATGTCGttccaattttaatttttcttctagaTGATTTTTCTGGATATAAGAAGagagaataaaatttattaacataaaaaataaaataaaataaaataaaatagaaaataaaatatatataaataaaataaaataaaaataaaattaggttGCATCCCAACAAGCGTTTGTTTAACGTTGTTAGCTTGACGCTCCAACTAGTATTGGGGCTGTTCTAGTTGAATTCTTTTGTTCGTATGGGcttgaaaattttccttttttttacgaCATCCACCATGTTTAGGTTCAATCGTCCTTGCGTCTCTTGCTTTGGTTTCGTTTTTTCCTCCAAGAAAACGTTATGTGTGCCTGTCAAGGGGTTAATCCCTTTTAAGTCGACAATGGTCTCATCATTCTCCAAAAATGCGTATTTGAGATGCTTAGGAAGTGGTTTGAATTCCAGATCTGGTGCCTGCACaacagaaggtagaagtttagtatcTATAGGAGACAACAATTCATTAACAGATTCGCAAATAGATCCTGAATCGAAATTATCATCAAAAAATGTTTCAAGTTTATCTTCATAAGGTGACTCAAAAGTTTCTTCTACTAATGAGTCAATTACGTCGACACGATTTATGTTTAAGATTTCACTCGGGTGACTAATAGCGTCATAAACGTTAAACTTCACGACCTCCCCGTCAAACTCTATCGTGAGGGTTCCACTACGGACGTCAATCTTAGTATTTGTAGTACTAAGGAAAGGTCACCCCAACAAGATGTCTGAAGACCAATGAGCGTTATTCTCTtctatttttatcacataaaagtCTGCAGGACAGATAAGTCCGTTGACTTTCACTAATAAGTCCTCAAGGACTCCTTCGGGATGCACAATAAACTTGTCTGCTAATTGAATGATAACACTTGTTTTCATAAAAAACCcacgttaagtgattcataaatagaaaaaggcattacatttatagatgcccctaaatcacacatagctTTTTTAATTCCTAAGTGGCTTATTTTGtatggtattgcaaacatgcccctGTCTTTACATTTTGCTGGCATCTTCCGTTGTAACACCGCAGATACATTTTCACCAACACTTACTCTTTCATTTCTAGTCAATTTTCGCTTGTTGGAATAAAGCTCCTTAAGGAACTTGGCATATCGCGAAATTTGTTTAATGACATCCAACAATGGTATATTGATCTCgatgtttttgaatgtttcaATGATCTCTTTTTCCTCCACACCTCTCTGATGTTGGTTCAATTGTCCTTGAAACAGAGGTTGAATTATGGGCAGTAGAGGTTTTGTTCAGACCTGTTCATCGTTCTTTTGCTTTTTTTGGGTAGAATCTTGATCAAGATTCATGCCAGGATTTGGTTCCAGTGCTTTTCCACTTTGCAACATCACTACATTTGCGTGTTTTCTTGGGTTAGGTTCCGTTTGTGATGGTAGCTTTCCTTGTGAGTTCATTTTCTCAACTGATgtggtcaattctcttatagaGGCCTCaactttttgttaaaaatcaaGCATATTAGCTACTAATTTATTGACGATGGTTTCTAGAGAGGTACCTAAATCTCGCGAATgttgtggaattatgttttgGAATGGCTGGTTGTACCTTGGGTTAGCTTCGTAACTCAAGTTAGGATGATCTTTCCACCCTGGGTTATAGGTATTAGCATAAGGGTCATATCGCCTTTGGGGTGGTCTAGGAAAATTCCCCACAACATTCAAATAGGCTATAGTATCATCACACAAACTAGGACATGCGTCTGTTGTATGTTTGGGTGTTGCAAAAATTCTGATGGTCAGGTTGGTCCTATTTTTACTACAAAAAGAGAATTTATGATATTAGTAAGTTGATCAACTTTATCTTCTAAAGTCGAAATGCTTaactggtgaacccttctagtgGGCTCAGGATTGGCTCGGAATTGTTGAGTATTTGTAGCCATCGTGGATATCAAGTCCCTTGCCTGTTAGGGAGTCATGTTGACGAATGCTCCTCCACTGACGACAtttaccatattcatctccatgggctTTAAGCCCTCATAGAAGTATTGGAGTAGAGACTGTTTTGTTATCCCATGTTGTGGGTAACTTGCACACAATTTCTTGAATCACTCCCAATAGTCGTAAAGAGTCTCCACATCTTTTTACCTTATCCCAACAATCTCCTTTCTTAATTTAGCCACACGCGATGCTGGAAAAAACCAGTTGAAAAACAAACAGGAAAGATCA containing:
- the LOC107954415 gene encoding uncharacterized protein, whose product is MHEYERTATIPGQRTYILRKLKRKYGKVEVSCIESGQSNQYLLPNSGNYIANNGIQAQAARCHTYELDPNQILAELKVINGHEGFEYQSTESWNSHLVGDFPKNQRSHLPFNSGNHIAGKATPNLLMRYLKINQAPMKKAYNFGTWLLLMKETIKVNWLLRMMDRECLLIPKLVLQRIQSE